The genomic DNA GGAAGGCGAACCTGTCGGCCAAGCTGGACCAGATTCACGACGCAAGGCCCACGGCGGTCAACCTCCGTTGGGCTGTGCGCGAGATGCGCCGCATCTGGGATGAGGCGGGCGACATTTCTCTTGAAGACCTGCTCGGCGTTTGGCTTGCCCGCGCCAAGGAGATTCACGCCGGCGACATCGAGATGTGCGAGCTGATCGGCAAGTTCGGCGGCGAGCTCATCGAAGACGGCGACACCGTCATGACCCACTGCAACGCCGGGGCCTTGGCCACGGCCGGGTACGGCACTGCGCTGGGCGTGATTCGGGGCGCCATCGACCAGGGTAAGAAGGTTTCGGTCATCGCCAATGAAACCAGGCCGTTCCTGCAGGGCGCGCGATTGACCGCGTATGAGCTGCACAAGGACGGCATCCCGGTGAAGGTGGCTTGCGACAACGCCTGCGCGCTCCTCATGAAGCGCGGGCTGGTGGACAAGGTCGTGGTCGGCGCGGACCGGATTACCGCCAACGGCGACGCAGTGAACAAGATCGGCACTTTCGGGGTAGCCATCATCGCTAAGAGGTTCAATATCCCGTTCTACGTCGCTGCACCCGTGTACACCATCGATATCGAGACCCCCACCGGCGACGACGTGCCCATCGAGGACCGCGATCCACGCGAGGTGACGCATATCGGCGACCACCGCATCCCGCCCGAGGGTGTCGAGGTCTATAATCTGGCCTTTGACCCCACGCCCAACGATCTGATAACGGGCATCGTCACCGAAAAGGGCGTGCTCTATCCGCCTTACGACGAGGCCATCAGGAAGCTGTTCGGGAAATAATTCCGTTTCGGGAAATATATTCCGGGAGCGG from Pseudodesulfovibrio thermohalotolerans includes the following:
- the mtnA gene encoding S-methyl-5-thioribose-1-phosphate isomerase, whose amino-acid sequence is MTEHIQYSPEKDALILLDQRYLPNREDWFECRTTDDICYALVVMVVRGAPAIGVTAAYGCYLAGREAQGMDGDWKANLSAKLDQIHDARPTAVNLRWAVREMRRIWDEAGDISLEDLLGVWLARAKEIHAGDIEMCELIGKFGGELIEDGDTVMTHCNAGALATAGYGTALGVIRGAIDQGKKVSVIANETRPFLQGARLTAYELHKDGIPVKVACDNACALLMKRGLVDKVVVGADRITANGDAVNKIGTFGVAIIAKRFNIPFYVAAPVYTIDIETPTGDDVPIEDRDPREVTHIGDHRIPPEGVEVYNLAFDPTPNDLITGIVTEKGVLYPPYDEAIRKLFGK